Proteins encoded in a region of the Podarcis muralis chromosome 6, rPodMur119.hap1.1, whole genome shotgun sequence genome:
- the LOC144328093 gene encoding uncharacterized protein LOC144328093: MAPKKASARPGMSSTAKRPIRGPSQALRSPASSQPVGRVQSLVASMAGDPAALSRFAAQMDGFLQQCSSQPSTSAGPPRPVGASSPSVSSSSEDGREELSAGGGVNDSQLTQPHYLPAVHGRGRRSRLSSRRASGGRAPLLPSSRRGGNVTPSVEAPTTSGRARVVSSSSAPGPSRPNGDSESSAEDSLPVPARKSSGGKRHRRRSSRRRAKRRKDDSSTSYTGSTDVRIWLVGHSIIHWACVAARQSGLGPGLGLPRHVHLSWLSRRGMRWSELLPMIRRQLQLEGPPSAIVVQLGENDLVFSDCFSLRAAILADLEELQALVPTAKLFWSRWLQRRAWRGSHCPAATERARRRINSAVSLRILEMGGDVIFHPEISSQEPSFFRVDGVHLSASGNEAWIGAVVSKLRSWLGL, encoded by the exons ATGGCTCCAAAGAAGGCCTCAGCCCGCCCCGGCATGTCGTCCACCGCAAAACGGCCTATTAGAGGTCCTTCTCAGGCGCTTCGCTCGCCTGCTTCGAGTCAGCCAGTGGGTCGGGTGCAGTCCCTGGTGGCTAGCATGGCCGGCGATCCTGCAGCCTTGTCGCGCTTTGCGGCACAAATGGACGGTTTTCTCCAACAATGTTCCAGTCAGCCTTCCACGTCTGCAGGGCCGCCTCGCCCAGTGGGGGCGTCGTCACCAAGTGTGTCATCTTCTAGCGAGGATGGGAGAGAAGAATTATCGGCTGGAGGAGGGGTTAACGATTCCCAGTTAACCCAGCCCCATTACTTACCTGCTGTTCACGGTCGGGGACGGAGGTCGCGCCTTTCCTCCCGGAGAGCTTCCGGAGGAAGGGCCCCTTTGCTGCCTTCCTCCCGCCGGGGGGGGAACGTGACGCCTTCGGTAGAGGCCCCGACTACCTCAGGCCGCGCACGTGTTGTTTCTTCTTCGTCAGCCCCAGGTCCTTCACGGCCGAATGGTGATTCTGAGTCTTCTGCCGAGGACAGCTTACCAGTTCCGGCCAGGAAATCTTCGGGCGGAAAGCGTCACCGCAGGAGATCTTCCCGGAGGCGTGCAAAGCGAAGGAAGGATGACTCTTCCACTTCTTATACTG GTTCTACGGATGTCCGCATATGGCTGGTGGGACATAGCATCATCCACTGGGCTTGTGTTGCAGCACGGCAGTCGGGATTGGGTCCAGGTCTCGGCCTCCCTCGGCATGTTCATTTATCCTGGCTGTCCAGAAGGGGAATGCGATGGTCGGAGCTGCTGCCTATGATTCGGAGGCAGTTGCAGTTGGAAGGACCCCCATCGGCCATTGTGGTGCAGTTGGGCGAGAACGACCTGGTTTTTTCGGACtgtttttccctgcgtgctgcaatttTGGCGGACTTGGAAGAGCTGCAGGCATTGGTGCCAACAGCTAAACTATTTTGGTCAAGGTGGCTGCAACGGCGTGCTTGGAGGGGCAGTCATTGCCCAGCCGCCACTGAAAGAGCCAGAAGGCGTATTAACTCCGCAGTGTCGCTTAGGATCCTGGAGATGGGCGGAGATGTGATTTTTCATCCTGAGATTTCCTCTCAGGAGCCATCCTTTTTTCGAGTTGATGGCGTGCACCTTTCTGCTTCGGGTAATGAGGCATGGATAGGTGCGGTGGTGTCCAAGCTGAGGTCTTGGTTGGgtctgtga